From Acidimicrobiales bacterium, one genomic window encodes:
- a CDS encoding maleylpyruvate isomerase family mycothiol-dependent enzyme, with translation MTLDLATTLQMIRRDGETLIAAAERSPDAAVRACPGWTNTDLAIHTAGVHRRVAHWTANRLAKPERWPDHEPADPTAPWDWCRAGLGLVLAALADIGPEESVWSWTDRRNGSFYHRRMLHETVVHRWDAEDAAGISSHIDTEVATDGINEILDVGMRFRGDGNSVEYPEGDLLLERTDGTDRWRVRAMDGTLLVGRNGDAGTSGTATVQGRAEDLLLYLWGRGGHVTISGDTDLAEAWAAVAP, from the coding sequence ATGACCCTCGACCTGGCGACAACCCTGCAGATGATCCGGCGCGACGGCGAGACGCTGATCGCCGCCGCCGAACGGTCGCCCGATGCCGCCGTACGGGCGTGCCCGGGTTGGACCAACACCGATCTGGCGATCCACACCGCCGGGGTGCACCGCCGCGTGGCCCACTGGACGGCCAACCGCCTCGCCAAGCCCGAGCGCTGGCCCGATCACGAACCGGCCGACCCGACCGCACCGTGGGACTGGTGCCGCGCCGGTCTCGGCCTCGTGCTCGCCGCGCTGGCCGACATCGGCCCCGAGGAGTCGGTCTGGTCGTGGACCGACCGTCGCAACGGCAGCTTCTACCACCGTCGCATGCTCCACGAGACGGTCGTGCACCGCTGGGACGCCGAGGACGCAGCCGGCATCTCGTCACACATCGACACCGAGGTCGCGACCGACGGCATCAACGAGATCCTCGACGTCGGCATGCGCTTCCGCGGCGACGGCAACAGCGTCGAGTACCCGGAGGGCGACCTGCTCCTCGAACGCACCGACGGCACCGACCGCTGGCGGGTCCGCGCCATGGACGGCACCCTGCTCGTCGGCCGCAACGGCGACGCCGGCACGAGCGGTACCGCAACGGTCCAGGGACGCGCCGAGGACCTGCTCCTCTACCTGTGGGGCCGCGGCGGCCACGTCACGATCAGCGGCGACACCGACCTCGCCGAAGCCTGGGCGGCCGTCGCTCCCTGA
- a CDS encoding cysteine synthase family protein: MVVYNSVLDMIGNTPMVDVSRLSPNPNVRILGKMEGQNPAGSVKDRIAKSMILAAEADGTLTPGKTIIEPSSGNTGIALAMIAKERGYPIKIVLPGNVSIERRQMLEVFGAEIIDSPGEEGSNGAVRRAQALADEHPEWVFLYQYANEANPQAHYDTTGPEIWADVPEITHFVAGLGTSGTLMGVGSFLKEQNPEIKILAVEPPIGEQVEGLRNLDEGYIPPVYEKWGGIDLLDGKRIVRPRESLEWTRRLTEVGIFAGISAGAALAGAVRTAEKIGEEDPDAEATIVFIVCDGGWKYLSTGAWTDDLDEVVERAKKIIYF, from the coding sequence GTGGTGGTCTACAACTCGGTGCTCGACATGATCGGCAACACCCCGATGGTCGACGTCAGCCGGCTGAGCCCCAACCCCAACGTGCGCATCCTCGGGAAGATGGAGGGACAGAACCCGGCCGGGTCGGTGAAGGACCGCATCGCGAAGTCGATGATCCTCGCCGCCGAGGCCGACGGCACGCTCACGCCGGGCAAGACCATCATCGAGCCGAGCTCGGGCAACACCGGGATCGCCCTGGCCATGATCGCCAAGGAGCGCGGCTACCCGATCAAGATCGTGCTGCCCGGCAACGTCAGCATCGAACGCCGGCAGATGCTCGAGGTGTTCGGCGCCGAGATCATCGACTCGCCCGGTGAGGAGGGGAGCAACGGCGCAGTCCGGCGGGCCCAGGCGCTGGCCGACGAGCACCCCGAGTGGGTGTTCCTCTACCAATACGCCAACGAGGCGAACCCGCAGGCCCACTACGACACGACAGGCCCCGAGATCTGGGCCGACGTGCCCGAGATCACCCACTTCGTCGCCGGCCTCGGCACCAGCGGCACACTCATGGGCGTGGGTTCCTTCCTCAAGGAACAGAACCCCGAGATCAAGATCCTGGCCGTCGAGCCGCCCATCGGCGAACAGGTCGAAGGCCTGCGCAACCTCGACGAGGGCTACATCCCGCCCGTCTACGAGAAGTGGGGCGGAATCGACCTGCTCGACGGCAAGCGCATCGTGCGTCCACGCGAGAGCCTCGAGTGGACCCGCAGGCTCACCGAGGTCGGGATCTTCGCGGGCATCTCCGCCGGCGCTGCCCTCGCCGGCGCGGTCCGCACGGCCGAGAAGATCGGCGAGGAGGATCCCGATGCCGAGGCGACGATCGTCTTCATCGTCTGCGATGGCGGCTGGAAGTACCTGAGCACCGGTGCTTGGACCGACGACCTCGACGAGGTCGTCGAGCGGGCCAAGAAGATCATCTACTTCTAG
- a CDS encoding ATPase, T2SS/T4P/T4SS family: MTAAQPISPLHEIETIVQARAKEEAIDLAADASAAALAGLVDAEIRRWNADHQRGVRAFALHDPAAVAERAVRNLTGYGPLAPLLHDDDVWEVMVNAPDAIFVKRHQGPSGYHDEVFHDDEHVVRTLTKILDDSSRAHRKLDPSEGLQDAQLDDGARLHIVHGDVARGGHVMVNIRKFTGVSLRSLDELVDRRMLTASAARFLRAAVDARQTIVFAGAPGAGKTTMLNCCAAELDPALRVVVAEEVFEADIPLPNVASMQTRAARPDRPEVDLRRLVAGFLRMAPDVAIVGEVRDREALPLLLTLSSGVKGFTTIHAGSARQALTRLRFICQLADTSNELPMSALTSLVSEAVDVVVHCVRTPDGPQVGSIVAVEDLTSGVDGGGFTTTELFRREPDGPLTWTELLPVRLGNAFAATGLDVRETLRGRQ; the protein is encoded by the coding sequence ATGACCGCCGCCCAGCCGATCAGCCCGTTGCACGAGATCGAGACCATCGTGCAGGCACGAGCCAAGGAGGAGGCGATCGATCTCGCAGCCGACGCGTCCGCTGCCGCGCTCGCCGGCCTCGTCGACGCCGAGATCCGGCGCTGGAATGCCGATCACCAGCGTGGCGTCCGGGCATTCGCGCTGCACGACCCGGCCGCCGTCGCCGAGCGCGCCGTGCGCAACTTGACCGGCTACGGGCCCCTGGCTCCACTGCTGCACGACGACGATGTCTGGGAGGTGATGGTCAACGCACCGGACGCCATCTTCGTGAAGCGCCACCAGGGGCCGTCGGGCTACCACGACGAGGTGTTCCACGACGACGAGCACGTCGTGCGGACCCTGACCAAGATCCTCGACGACTCCTCCCGGGCACATCGAAAGCTCGACCCGAGCGAGGGTCTCCAGGATGCCCAGCTCGACGACGGGGCACGCCTTCACATCGTCCACGGCGACGTGGCACGAGGTGGTCATGTGATGGTCAACATCCGGAAGTTCACGGGAGTGTCGCTTCGCAGTCTCGACGAACTCGTCGACCGCCGGATGCTGACCGCGTCGGCCGCTCGCTTCCTTCGCGCCGCCGTCGACGCCCGCCAGACCATCGTGTTCGCCGGCGCCCCCGGAGCGGGCAAGACCACGATGCTCAACTGCTGCGCCGCCGAGCTCGACCCGGCACTACGGGTGGTCGTTGCCGAGGAGGTCTTCGAGGCCGACATCCCGCTCCCCAACGTCGCGAGCATGCAGACCCGCGCGGCGCGACCAGATCGTCCGGAGGTCGACCTCCGCCGACTCGTCGCCGGATTCCTCCGCATGGCCCCCGATGTCGCGATCGTCGGCGAGGTCCGGGACCGCGAGGCGTTGCCCTTGCTGCTGACGCTTTCCTCCGGGGTGAAGGGGTTCACGACGATCCATGCCGGATCCGCTCGCCAGGCGCTGACCCGGCTCCGCTTCATCTGCCAGCTGGCCGACACCAGCAACGAACTTCCGATGTCGGCCCTCACCAGCCTCGTCTCCGAGGCGGTCGACGTGGTGGTGCACTGCGTCCGAACCCCCGACGGCCCGCAGGTCGGTTCGATCGTCGCGGTCGAGGACCTCACGTCGGGCGTCGACGGCGGCGGGTTCACGACAACCGAGCTCTTTCGCCGCGAGCCCGACGGCCCGCTGACCTGGACCGAGCTCCTGCCGGTACGGCTGGGCAACGCATTCGCTGCTACGGGTCTCGACGTCCGCGAAACGTTGCGAGGACGGCAATGA
- a CDS encoding helix-turn-helix domain-containing protein yields MAPAASDDTAEEITWLSTPAAAERLGITARTLYRFIDEGQLPAFRFGRVIRLKKADVDAYIESCRVEPGSMSHLYPETTGSSDS; encoded by the coding sequence ATGGCTCCTGCTGCATCAGACGACACCGCCGAAGAGATCACGTGGCTCTCCACGCCCGCCGCCGCCGAGCGCCTCGGGATCACCGCCCGCACGCTCTACCGCTTCATCGACGAAGGCCAGTTGCCGGCGTTTCGCTTCGGTCGGGTGATCCGGCTCAAGAAGGCCGACGTCGACGCCTACATCGAGAGCTGCCGTGTCGAGCCGGGGTCGATGAGCCATCTCTATCCGGAGACGACGGGTTCGAGCGACTCCTGA
- a CDS encoding type II secretion system F family protein, whose protein sequence is MGRILVLIGLSATAGLTLLFSELRWFRRPRLADRLSPYVPGSPRAPGSRMFSVETFREVVAPLSEMLGERIARAFGVNEDLSVRLRRVHSPLDVATFRVRQIGTTATAMVAGSLVALAFDLSPPLAMLAVAGSALLGFLVQEQRVASASADWQRRVFLELPVVAEQLGMLTAAGWSLSAAIRRISSRGSGNCAADLHRVTERIGQGLSEADALQEWARLVDIDALDRLVAILSLNREAADLGRLVSEEARAIRREAQRELIEAIEQRNQQVWIPVTVAALIPGALLMGVPFIDALTLFSSS, encoded by the coding sequence ATGGGTCGGATCCTCGTACTCATCGGCCTCTCGGCGACCGCCGGTCTCACCCTTCTCTTCTCGGAGCTTCGCTGGTTCCGCCGACCCCGCCTGGCCGACCGCCTCTCGCCCTATGTCCCCGGGAGCCCGCGTGCCCCCGGATCCCGCATGTTCTCGGTCGAGACCTTCCGCGAGGTCGTCGCCCCACTATCGGAGATGCTCGGCGAACGGATCGCGCGGGCGTTCGGCGTGAACGAGGACCTGTCGGTTCGCCTCCGGCGCGTCCACTCCCCCCTCGATGTGGCGACGTTTCGCGTCCGCCAGATCGGGACGACCGCGACGGCCATGGTCGCCGGCTCGCTCGTGGCCCTCGCCTTCGACCTCTCGCCGCCGTTGGCCATGCTGGCCGTCGCAGGGTCGGCCCTCCTCGGCTTCCTCGTCCAGGAACAGCGCGTCGCCTCGGCCTCTGCCGACTGGCAGCGGCGTGTGTTCCTCGAACTGCCGGTCGTTGCAGAACAACTCGGCATGCTCACCGCCGCGGGTTGGTCGCTCAGCGCCGCGATCCGGAGGATCTCGTCCCGCGGGTCGGGCAACTGCGCCGCCGATCTGCACCGCGTCACGGAGCGGATCGGCCAAGGCCTGAGCGAAGCCGACGCGCTCCAGGAGTGGGCGCGGCTCGTCGACATCGACGCGCTCGACCGTCTCGTCGCCATTCTCTCGCTGAATCGGGAGGCCGCCGATCTCGGCCGGCTCGTGAGCGAAGAGGCGCGCGCGATTCGGCGAGAAGCCCAACGCGAATTGATCGAGGCGATCGAGCAGCGCAACCAGCAGGTGTGGATTCCGGTGACGGTCGCCGCCCTGATCCCGGGAGCGCTGCTGATGGGCGTGCCGTTCATCGATGCGCTGACGCTCTTCTCCTCCTCATGA